The genomic interval AGGTCAGCGCCGTCGTTCCTCTGACATAGGGCACGCATAATAAAACGACATCGGCACCGGCCCGGTTCATCGTCGACAACATCTCTTCAGGGTTCAGAGGAAAGGCGATACTGTCTCCATTTACGGTCATCAAATAGGTCACCGACGGTTTCATGGTTCGCCATAGATTGGCAATTCCCCCTCCGGTACCAAGGATTTCCGGTTCTCTGGCAAAGGTAGTCGAGGATCGGTACACGCTTCGATTGACGGTACGTTCAACAAGGTCGGGAAGGTAGTGGAGGTTTACACCAAATTGAATGACACCCGACCTCCGCAGGGTGTCCATAATACGGAGGATAATGGGGCGGTTTGCAATTGGAAGGCATGGTTTGGGAAGGTTATCCGTCAGGGGCCTGAGCCTCGTTCCCAGGCCTGCGGAAAGAATCAGAGAAATCATGCGAAGATCATGTCGCCAGTTTTCTGCGTCAGTCGGAACAATGCGACATAGGAAAGCGTTACAGCAGTCCGGGTATCAAGACCCAGGCGTCCGGCAGCAGCGTAGACCTGTTCCGAGGGACCTTCGATTTCAAGAAAAGTTCCGATTGGAGTTTCATCGAGGCAGAGGGTCAATTCGTCGAAGATCCATTCGGTTCTGTATTTCTGATACCGGAAAGATGGCTGATACCCCAGAGATTGAAGGATATTCAGCATTTCGTCAAAATCGTTCACGCTGACTTCAAGTTCTTCCCGCAGCTTCATTCCCTCTTCGACACGAGGATGACTCTTTACCGTGACGGTTACCCTGTTTCCACACCTGCGTAAGCGAAGTACCATGTCGCGGGACACAAGCTTCCCCTCCGCATCGTCAAAGAGAATGTTGTCTTCAAAATTTCGTTCCCGATGGAGGCTTGCTCCCTGGGCCTCCAGAGTCAGTCTCAGTTTGACTGCGTTGTTAACGCTGAACTTGACTTCACTTTCCAGCGCCATTTTCTACCGAGATGTTCCAGAGAAACATCTGGCTCGACGGATGAACGGAATATCCTTTGATCCTCGTATTCCAGACGGCACTCTGTGCTCCCCAGAACAGGGGCACGGAGGGCGATTCTCTTCGGAAAATTTCCAGTGCCTTGGTCAGGGAGATCTTGAGTTCGTACCCTTCCTGCACCCTGGCGCGGGAAACAATCTGATCAAATTCCTTATTGGAAAAGCGGGATACGTTGTTATGCCCGATGGAATCCGTATGGAAATTCGCCGCGAGAAACTCCACGGGATCCCCATTGTCCGCAATCCAACCGTTCAGGGCCATGTCGATATCACCCCCGCGAATTCGTGGGAAATAGTTGTCAGGGTCGGATTGGACTGTGACCTTTAATCCGACATCCTCGAGATACTTCTTAATCTCCATGGCGATACCGTGGGGATCGGGCATGTAGGGACGGGGGGCCCAGGACTCAAGGAGGCGAATCGGCTTGGATACATCGACTCCCGACTGTTCGATCATGCGCTTCGCGAGGCCGGGATCATAGGGAGTGGGCTTGACCATCGTTTTAAACAGGGTTGGAGGAATGGCCGTCGTTGCCGGCGCGCCCGAAGCCCCGGGAAAGAATTTGCGGGCCATATCCACGACATTGATGGCATGGGCGATCGCCTCCCGGACTCGTATATTGGATAAGGGAGCCTTAAGGATATTCATGCTGAGAAAGGCGGTGTTGGATCCAAGCTTAGTCTCGATATAGAGGAAGGGATACTGGCGAAGCTTCAATACGGCATCACTCGTAAGCCATTCAGCCAGGTCGATTTCCCTGGCGATCAGGCCGTTAATGAGGGCATCCTGGTTGGGGTAAACGATAAAGATCATCTGGTCTACCTTGACGCGACCTTTCCACCATGAAGGGTTCGCTTCAATCGTCAGACGCTTGCCCTTTTCCCAGGACTTAAAGATATACGGCCCTGTGCCGTAGGGTTTTCCCGTCGCTTTCAGGCTGGGAAGCGAAATGGCGTAATAGGGCTGCGCAAGAAAGTCGTTGAAGTGGGCATCTCCGCTCGGAAGGGTGAACTCCACTGACATTTCGCCGGTTTTTCGAATCGTCGCCACAAAATTGGGCACATCCTTAAAGGACGCGACCACGACGTCCGCCGTCAGGGGAGTCCCGTCGTGAAACTTAACGTCTTTTCGAAGATCATAGGTCCACGTTTTCCAGTCTTCCGAATGTTTCCACGAAGCGGCTAGACTCGGCACGATGTCCAGTGAATCGTCCTTGAAGCTCACAAGGTTTTCAAAGACATTGTACAGAACGGCACTGGAGATGGTATCCAGAGCCACGTGAGGATCGATTGAACTTATGTCACTTACAATGCCGATCCTTACTGTGCTTTCTGAAAAAGCGCAAAGCGCTCCAAGCATGAGCGCAAGACATAACATAAACCTCTTCATGGCGCCTCCTGTCACTGTATACGGGCTTTAGAGAGATAGGTTCTCCCGAACAAGCTTTTCTGTTTTATCCATCGCATCGGTGGCAAAGATAACGGTGTTGAAATCTGTTGTGAAGATCGAAGTGATATTAATCCGGGCCAGGGCAAGGGTGTGGAGCAGATCCTTCATCTTCTCCGAACCGCACAGGGGGATAAAGAATGCTTCCTCAATGGAGTAAGGGAAGGTAAGGTTGTTCAGGATCTCCTTTGCTGTATCCACATCCTCGGGAACCAGGTGTACGATTCCGGAATGACCGCCGTCCGAGGCCAGCAGGGCTCGCAGACCCACCCCTGCCTGAGTCATGGATCGGAAAATTTCCCCGAGGACCCCCGGCCGGGACGGAGCCTGAATGGCGATGGTCTGTATTCGTTCCATGTTCACTCCTCGTCTCAGAGCCCTGAGCAGGCCTTGAGCGCGCACCATTATAACGTTATTGCTTTGGATTCCCAAGAGATCGTGAATGGCGGGTTAATCCCAGCCCAGTTTGCTCTCGTTCAGGTACAGGGTCCAACCCAGACAGTACGCCCAGGCGATCGTGAAATAGGATGTAATGATCCCGGCAACCATGCCTCCAAGGATGGGAATGAAACCCAGGACAAAGTTGGCAAGCGCCGATATAACCCAGGTAATGATCATGGCGACAAGAACGGCAGTGTAATCCAGCTTGATCTTGAGGATATGCTCCACGACAAAGTCAGGACGGAAGGCAATCCATTTGTTGTCCCACACGGCCACCATTCCCAGGGCCATGGGGTAATAGAGAATGCCGGCAATCACCAGGGGAATATTTGCAAGAATTATCATGAAAAAACCGGGGGGGCCCAGCTTGAGAAGATTGCTTAGAAAGAAAAAATTGATTAGAACGATCGGGATCCAGATGGCCAGTGTGACGACGACTCCAATGAGACCGCGAGAAATCAGGTCCCCCAGTTCATAATCCGGTCCGGAATCCATGGCCTTTTTCCCGCTTGAGCTGGTCGAGATCACATGGACGACATATGCAAATCCCAGAAGGTAGAACACATAAGAAAAAGGAATAAAGGCCTTTCCGAACCAGAAAAGAATCCCCACACCCAGGGTGGTGACCCACGACATTCCTTCAACGGGATAAAGAAAGACTCGATCCAGCTGTTTCCAGAATGGTTTTTCCAGCCATCGAAGATCGGCTTTTTCCATGGTGGCCCAGCAGGCGGGACACTGTATCACCTCTCTGTGAGCAACCTGCTTCGGAGTTGAGCAGGCCGCGCAGTACCCGCGGCTGCATTGAATACAGGTCGATACGGCCACCTTGTCATGGTGATTAACACAGTGTTTACTCGTAACGATCGTGAAACGGCTGAAAAGATCTTTGAAGGATTCATCTTCGTTCAGGGGGTGAAAATTGATTCCATCCTCGGAAATCTGATCCCAGGGGTAGGCCCGACGAGCGCGGATCCGCTGACGGACGCCATCGGCAGTCAGGGATAACGGCGGGCCGCCCGGAGTATGGAGAAGATAGTTTCCTTCCGGGGCCGGGGGTTCCGCCTGTTGAACGGGAGGAGAGGGTTGTTGCGGAGAAGATGCCAGGGGGGCCTCCGGTGGTTCCCGGAAGGCCCCCTGATTGTTGACAAAGATTCGACCCTTACATTGATGACACCTGCCCCACGCCCCCTGTTCCGGCACGTGTTCGGACGGAATCGAATGAGACGTCTTGCAGTGCGGGCAGGTGAAGGTAAAGGGCATCTCTCTACATGTCTGGAAGGTAGAAGCAGATAACCTTCGGTTCTGTCATCTCCTGGAGCGAAAACTTCAATCCCTCGCGCCCCAGACCCGAATATTTGATGCCGCCAAAGGGCATGGAGTCAAGGCGATAGTCGGTGGAATCATTCACCATTACACCGCCGCAATCAAGGCCGTAGGCGGCCTTAAAAGCGATATCGACGTTGGAGGTGAAGACGGCCGCGTGAAGCCCGTAGGGGAGACTGTTGGATTTTTCAATGGCCTCGTCCAGGTTGGATACCGGATAGAGGTTGACCGCGGGGCCGAAGACCTCTTCCCTGTGGATCGTGGCGGTTTCGGGAACATGTTCCAGCACGGTGGGCTCCATGAGGGCTCCGGTCCGTTTCCCTCCTGCAAGGACCCTGGCTCCCTGATTCACGGCTTCTCCGACCCAGCGCTCCACCCGTTTGGCTTCTCCCTCGGTAATCATGGGCCCCATATCCGTCTCTTCCTTCATCTTGTCCCCGATTTTGTAGGCCCGTGTCAGTTCAGCGAACCGGGTTTTGAAGGGTTCGTAAATGTCCGAATGAATGTAAATTCTCTGGACCCCGATGCAGTTCTGGCCGGCAGCCCAGAAGGCGCCGGAAACACAGGATTCGACCGCCATTTCCAGGTTGGTGTCCTTCCAGACAATCACGGGCGAATTGGAACCCAGTTCCATTCCTATCTTTTTGATGCCGGCAAGGGATGCGATACGCTTTCCGGCCTCCACACCGCCCGTAAAGGAAATCATTCGGACCCGCTCATCCTGGACAAGAGGGTCTCCAATTTCCCCTCCGAATCCGGTAAGGACCTGGAGAACACCCCCGGGGAGGCCGGCTTCCATAAAGGCTTCGGCAAGCTTAAGGGCTGAAAGGGGAGTTACCGTGGCAGGCTTCAATACAACGGAGTTTCCAGCGGCAATGGCAGGTCCCAGCTTGTGGGCCACGAGGTTCAGAGGATCGTTGAAGGGAGTGATGGCGGCGATAATTCCGATGGGGAATCGATAGTAAAAACCTCGACGTTTCTCTCCGCCCGGAAAGGAATCAAAGGGGATTGTCTCTCCCAGGATGCGCTTGGCTTCCTCCGCGCTGGCCGTGAGAGTGTTGACGCACCGAGAGGCTTCCTTTCGTGCCTCGCGGATTGTTTTGGAACCTTCCCGGGCAATTGTGGTAGCAAAGTCGTCCAGGCGTTCCCTGACGATCGCGGCCGTTTTAAAGAGAATTGTCGCCCGATCGTACACGGTCATCTTTCGGGCCGTCTCATACCCGCGAACGGCATGCCCCAGGGCTGTTTCAACATCCGCCGGGGTAGCCCGGGGAATGGTGTCGATGATGCTGGAATCAAAAGGATCGATGACATCAATCGTTTTGTCCCGATCTACCCATGTGTCACCCAAAAGCATTTTCATCGGCAACCTCCTGCGTGGATCAGGTCAATCAGCATACTGTACCCGGTTTCCTTGCGTCCGGCACCGGGGCCCACAACGGTCACGTCAGAAAGGGAGTCGGTGGTGATGGTAGCCGCGTTGGTGGCTCCCATGACACCTGCCAGGGGATGGGCAAGGTCCATCTGCATAGGGGCGACCGAAGCTTTGACATGGTCTCCATCCCGCCAGATCCGTCCGATGAGCTTGTAGCGTTTTCCCTTTCCCTTTGCATCCCGGATCATGTCCGCGGTAATCCCGGTGATGCCCTCGCAGGGATTGTCGAAGGGTTTCAGCTTTGCACCAAAGACGACATTCGCCAGGATTGTGACCTTGGCAAGGGCGTCCCATCCAAGAACATCGGCATCGGGCACGGCTTCCGCGTATCCGAGCTCCTGGGCCTTTTTCAGTGCATCTTCATACGAGAGGCCTTCTTCCATGCGGGTCAGGATGTAATTGGTGGTTCCGTTCAGGATTCCCTTGATTTCCGTGATTTTTGTCCCTGCCAGGGTCTCCCGGATCAGGTTCAGCAGTGGTGTTCCGCTCATGACGGTTCCTTCGAAGAGAAACTTTACGCCATGGTTCCGGGCCAGTTCTGCAAGTTCCCGGTAATGGAGTGCCAGGGGGCCCTTGTTGGATGTAACGACATGCATCCCTCGCTCGAGTGCTGCACGAACATGACCCGTAGCCGGTTCTCCGGTCTTGATGTCGGTGTAGGTGGCTTCCAGCATGACATCCGCGTCGGCCTGACGGATCAGGGTCAGGACGTCCCCTTCAAATTTGGGTCCCGCGGCTCCTTCCAGGTTGGTCCCGGCCTTAACAGCATCGAGTGCCTTTGTCAGGTCGATTCCTCCCGGATCGTAGATCGTGCCCTTCTGCATGTCGGCGATTCCGACTACTTTGACCTCCAGGCCATGGCATTCCCGGAGTGTCTGTTCCTTTTCGACCAGGAGCTCTGCGAGTCCCTGGCCTACTGTCCCAAAGCCAATAAACAATGCCTTCATGAAAAACCTCCTAAAGTATGGATAGTGCCTGTTCCAGATCTGCAACCACGTCGTCCGGGTGTTCTCCTCCCACGCAGAGACGGATAAGGTTGAATGGGATCCCGGCAAGCTTGCGGCCTTCTTCTCCCTGCTGCTGGTGCGTCGATATGGCAGG from Thermoanaerobaculia bacterium carries:
- a CDS encoding homoserine dehydrogenase; this translates as MKALFIGFGTVGQGLAELLVEKEQTLRECHGLEVKVVGIADMQKGTIYDPGGIDLTKALDAVKAGTNLEGAAGPKFEGDVLTLIRQADADVMLEATYTDIKTGEPATGHVRAALERGMHVVTSNKGPLALHYRELAELARNHGVKFLFEGTVMSGTPLLNLIRETLAGTKITEIKGILNGTTNYILTRMEEGLSYEDALKKAQELGYAEAVPDADVLGWDALAKVTILANVVFGAKLKPFDNPCEGITGITADMIRDAKGKGKRYKLIGRIWRDGDHVKASVAPMQMDLAHPLAGVMGATNAATITTDSLSDVTVVGPGAGRKETGYSMLIDLIHAGGCR
- a CDS encoding aldehyde dehydrogenase family protein, with protein sequence MKMLLGDTWVDRDKTIDVIDPFDSSIIDTIPRATPADVETALGHAVRGYETARKMTVYDRATILFKTAAIVRERLDDFATTIAREGSKTIREARKEASRCVNTLTASAEEAKRILGETIPFDSFPGGEKRRGFYYRFPIGIIAAITPFNDPLNLVAHKLGPAIAAGNSVVLKPATVTPLSALKLAEAFMEAGLPGGVLQVLTGFGGEIGDPLVQDERVRMISFTGGVEAGKRIASLAGIKKIGMELGSNSPVIVWKDTNLEMAVESCVSGAFWAAGQNCIGVQRIYIHSDIYEPFKTRFAELTRAYKIGDKMKEETDMGPMITEGEAKRVERWVGEAVNQGARVLAGGKRTGALMEPTVLEHVPETATIHREEVFGPAVNLYPVSNLDEAIEKSNSLPYGLHAAVFTSNVDIAFKAAYGLDCGGVMVNDSTDYRLDSMPFGGIKYSGLGREGLKFSLQEMTEPKVICFYLPDM
- the cyaB gene encoding class IV adenylate cyclase, which gives rise to MALESEVKFSVNNAVKLRLTLEAQGASLHRERNFEDNILFDDAEGKLVSRDMVLRLRRCGNRVTVTVKSHPRVEEGMKLREELEVSVNDFDEMLNILQSLGYQPSFRYQKYRTEWIFDELTLCLDETPIGTFLEIEGPSEQVYAAAGRLGLDTRTAVTLSYVALFRLTQKTGDMIFA
- a CDS encoding ABC transporter substrate-binding protein; this encodes MKRFMLCLALMLGALCAFSESTVRIGIVSDISSIDPHVALDTISSAVLYNVFENLVSFKDDSLDIVPSLAASWKHSEDWKTWTYDLRKDVKFHDGTPLTADVVVASFKDVPNFVATIRKTGEMSVEFTLPSGDAHFNDFLAQPYYAISLPSLKATGKPYGTGPYIFKSWEKGKRLTIEANPSWWKGRVKVDQMIFIVYPNQDALINGLIAREIDLAEWLTSDAVLKLRQYPFLYIETKLGSNTAFLSMNILKAPLSNIRVREAIAHAINVVDMARKFFPGASGAPATTAIPPTLFKTMVKPTPYDPGLAKRMIEQSGVDVSKPIRLLESWAPRPYMPDPHGIAMEIKKYLEDVGLKVTVQSDPDNYFPRIRGGDIDMALNGWIADNGDPVEFLAANFHTDSIGHNNVSRFSNKEFDQIVSRARVQEGYELKISLTKALEIFRRESPSVPLFWGAQSAVWNTRIKGYSVHPSSQMFLWNISVENGAGK